From Candidatus Xianfuyuplasma coldseepsis:
TCTTGACGTAACTCATGAATTTCCTGTTCGAGTAATTGAATCTGATGTTCTGTTTGCTTAATTTGTTTTTGTACCGATTGTGTTTGTGGTTTTTCCTGACGTTTTAACGTCGCTTTCGGCTCCGATTTCACTGGTTTACGTGATTCCTTAAAGGCATCATATGATCCTGTAAACTCGATAGCCTCTTGCGCATCAAGATGCACAAGTTTTGTTGCAATTTTATTGATGAAGTACCGGTCATGAGAAACAAATATTATCGGTCCCATAAACTGGCTTAAGACATCTTCAACGATATCTTTTGTTTCAATATCAAGATGGTTTGTTGGTTCATCTAAAATGAGTAAGTCTGGTTCTTCTAGCATCATCAGTAATAATACGAGTCGGACTTTTTCACCACCACTCAATATATGAATTGGTTTGTCCAAATCATCACCAAAGAATAAGAATTTGGCGGCCACACTACGTATATCATAATTGGTATACATCGGATGATAATCGTGAATTTCGCTAAATATTGTTTTATCACAATGAAGAGATTCTTGATTTTGGTCAAAGTATCCAATTTTATAGTTCCGCAAGAAATAAATGGACCCAGAAAGCGGAGATAATGTTTTGTCAATCACACGTAATAACGTTGTTTTTCCTGTTCCATTTGGACCAACAATTGCGAGTTTATCAAACCCTCGCATGGTAAAATTAATATTGCTGAGAAGAGTATTATTTGGATATCCAATTGATAATTCCTTCGCTTGTAAAATAATTTCTCGCGTGGGTCGTTTTCCAGTTAACTGAATATGGACACGCTGTTTAGATAAATGTGGTTTTTCAATTTTTTCGATTCGATCAATTTTCTTTTGTCGATCCTTCGCAAGACTTGCTCGTTTCGCATTATATCGAAATCGGTCAATAAAACTTTGCAAGTGTGCAATCTCTTTTTGTTGACGATTATATTGCTTCAGTAACAACTCATATCGTTTCACTTTTTCTTCCTGGTACTGATCGAAAGTTCCATGATAGACATGGGATGTATGATGATCAATTTCAATCATTTTTCGACAAACCTTACTGATGAAATACTTATCATGTGTCACAATCAGAACTGCACCGTCATACTTGGTTAAGTAATCTTCCAACCAGTCAATAATTTCAATGTCGAGATGGTTGGTTGGCTCATCCAGTATTAATAAATCTGGATTTTCCAGTAGTAATTTCGCAAATGCAACACGCGTTTTTTCACCACCGCTAAAACTCGATATCTGACGTTCAAACATTGACTCATCAAATCCGAATTGACTGAGGATCATTTGAATTTTGGTTTGGTACTCATACCCGCCGATCACTTCGTATCGGTGTACGATTTGGCTGTATGCTTTGATCAACTCAGCATTTTCCGGTTCTTCTTCCATTTGATTGGTGATATCGTGTATCCGTTGTTCAAGATACATGATATCCTCAAAGACATCCAGCATTTCTTGATATAATGTGTTATCTTTTTGAGATATTACATCTTGTGATAAATAGCCAATGGTTGCTTGTTTATTAATATAAATATCACCTTCATCAGCACGAATTTCACCTTGAATCATTTTTAATAATGTTGATTTTCCGGTTCCATTTTTACCAATAACAGCGATTTTATCTTTACTATTTATGTCAAAAGAGATGTTGTGAAATAACAATTCACCACTGAACTCTTTTTTTAATTTTGATATTGTTAAAATATTCATCGTGTTCACCTCAATTCATAAAAAAAGTGCCTTTCATCATCCATGAAAGACACATTCGTCACATTAAAAATAGAGACGTTTTACGAATTGTTATAGATTCGTATGTTTCATGAGTGATGGATTTTTTTGCATGACAAAAAAAGCTGGTAATACATCATTGCTTGCTTGAGGTGCATAGATAAATGTCATCATGCCCATCACTCCTTTCGTTCGAATTTGCAACTATTAACCTCTCTAAGTTTAGCATACTACATTATGCTTGTAAAGGGTTTACAATATTTTTTTAAAATTATATCTCATCGTCCTCAAACACCGCTTCAGGTGGTGTCAGCAAGACCTCGGGATTGCTCATGATACGCATTGCTAATTTGATTGCACTTGCAAAGTAATAACCATCTACAACGCGTTCATCTGCGACGACTTTTAAATCCATTGCTTTGCGTTGAGAAACACTTAAATCATCATCAATTATTTGTTCCTTTGAGCGAACACCGAATGCGATAAATATTGTGTTTGTACCGAAGTTATAGATATGATGATAGACCGGCTTAATTCCTAGCGATCCCAAATCTGTCACAAACAGACTGGAGTGAAACGGACTTAGCTCAAGAATAAATTTTGGTAACATATTATGACGATCCATCCATTTAATGAACCACACAGCAAAGGTGACGATAAACTGAGGTAGAACATGGAAAAACTTCGCAAATTTATCAGTATTGTTGTCTTCACTTTCCCCTTTGTTGTTTTCAATCGCATCATTTACGCGTTCAATCACATCATAGATGGTGTCGGTTGGTTGAAATTTGACTTTAATAGTCGTTTCTTCTGCTTCTTCTTTCATTTCTTTTTTTACAGCCAATGAAATCGATATTTCATTACGGGCGTATGTCCGTTTTCCAACGACAAATCGATTGACTTTTGGTTTTTGGGAAATAACACGAACCATACTCGCTAAAACGATGTGTAAAAACCCAACACGATGTCCTTCACGACGTAGTTGTCGAATTACCTCATTTGGTTTATCAAGATACACTCGTTCTTCAAAAAAGATTTGAGCGTCATTTCGCTCGGGCATAATGTGTGGTATTAGCCGAAAGAATGGATTTGCTTTTCGTAATTTATAGCCATCTTTTCGGTCCCCAATTCGTCGTTTCATATTCTCACGCTCCTTGCTTCATTATAGCAAACTCAACCACGATAAGTAAAGAAAAAAAGAGGATGTACTAGACACCCTCTTCAAGAACCAAATCTTTAAATTGTGTGGTATATAAATCATAGTAGAAACCACGATCTTGTAGTAACGAATGATGATCTCCTTGTTCAATTAATTGTCCATCTTTAATGACTAAGATTTTATCCGCATTGCGAATGGTTTGCAGTCGATGGGCAATGACAAAACTGGTTCGACCTTGCATTAACCGATGCATGCTCTCTTGAATCTTAAACTCCGTTCTCGTATCGACATTACTGGTCGCTTCATCCAAAATGAGAATATCGGGATTGGACAATATTGTCCGTGCGATTGATATCAGTTGTCGTTCACCCTGGGAGAAATTATTTCCCCCTTCAGTAACTTCAGTTTCGTATCCATGAGGTAATTTCATGATAAAATCATGGGCATTTGCCATCTTAGCGGCTGCCTCCACATCATCTTTTGTCGCATCGATTCGACCATATACAATGTTATCATAGACACTACCTGTGAACAAGCTTGTGTCTTGAAGGACAACACCGATATGTTTTCGAAGATGATCTTTCTTATACTCTTTGATGTCCACATCATCGATTCGAATGGTACCTTGTTCAATATCATAGAAGCGATTCAGCAAATTGATAATTGTTGTTTTCCCACTTCCGGTTGGCCCGACAATGGCGATGGTCTTCCCAATCGTTGCTTCAAAAGAAATATTTGTTAATACTTCTTTTCCTTCTTCATAGGCGAAGTGAACACCATCAAATTCTACATGTCCATGTAAATCCTCAATCTCAATCGACCCATCATTTTCATACTCACTGGCTTCATCAATGACATTGAACACGCGTTCGGCACCCGCAATACCTTGTTGAATTGTATTAAACAACTGAGCTAAGTTGGAAATTGGTTGACTAAACTGCCGGGCATACTGCGTGATTGCAGCAATATCGAGGATACTTACACCAGCGAAGCCGATGATGATAAACCATGTTCCAAATCCAATTACTGCAACATAGGTAAGATTGGTAATGAATCCGACTATCGGCATCAGGAATCCCGACACTACTTGTGCTTTATATCCAGCATTTCGTAACTTTATGTTGGAATCAATAAAATCATCTTTGATTTCCTCTTCACGACCATAGAGTTTGATTACTTTTAATCCGGCAATGCTCTCTTCCACAATACTATTTAAATTCCCAAGATGTTTTTGTTGGGCAATGAATCCACTACGACTGATTTTCGCGATACGTTTTGTCAGTACTAAAATAATCGGTACAAATGCAATGACCACTAGCGCAAGGGCCCAGTTCAATACAAACATCATAATTAAAGAACCTACCAACATAATCACCGATTGAACAAACTGATTGATAAACGCAGCAAGCACGTTACTAATCAAATCAACATCATTGGTAATTCGCGAGACAATATCTCCAGGTTGATTGGTATCGTAATATTTCACTGGTAATACTTGAAGTTTATCAAATGCTTCTTTACGTATGCGCGATACCGTTTCTTGAGAGATAACCAATGTTACATATCGTCCAACCATTCTTATCAGACTATTGGCCATAGAAACTACGATTATCAATCCTGCAAGTCGATACGCTCCACTAAAATCAAATGTTTTTATATAATCATTTAATGCTAAGGCAAATAAATAGGGGATCACAAGGTTTAACAGACTGCTAACAATATTCGCAACTAAAATGACAATAATGCCACCATGGTATCCTTCTAAGTAGGACCACAAACGTAAAATGGTACCTTTGCGATCACTCGCATTTTTCCCGAGATACATCCGCCGCGGACCCCCACCAACAACTTTGTTAAGATCTTTGGAATAGTCTTTGTTTTGTTGATTCCGTAATTTAATCGCTCGCTTATCCAAGACAACGCGAGAATGATCGACATTATTGTTCATATGGGGCACCTCCTCCAAGTTGTGATAAGGCAATTTCTTGGTAGACCGTACTGGTTTTCATCAGTTCTTCATGGGAAGCAAACCCATCGATTTCACCTTTGTTTGACAACACGAGGATTTTATCCATATCCTTTATGGTTGATATCTTTTGCGATATGACAATCGAGGTCATCGCGTGGGATAATGCATCAATTTGTTGTAAGATAGCCTCTTCGCTTTTGGCATCAACTGCACTTGTTGAGTCATCTAAAATCAAAATTTTTGGTTGGCGGACAAACGCCCGTGCTAAACTCACTCGTTGCTTTTGTCCCCCGCTTAAATTACTACCTTTTTGTTGGGTTTCATGGTTAAACCAATCGTCATACTGTTCGATAAACTCCATTGCTTGTGCTTGTGTTGATGCATCAACCAATTCATCGAAGGATGCATGGGATTTCCCCATTTGCATATTCGTACCAATACTTCCACTGAAGATGGTCGCCGTTTGTGTAACAAATCCTATTTGAGAACGTAAGGTTGCTAAATCGTACTGTTTGATATTGACACCATCAATTAAAATCTGACCATTAACAACATCATAGAGTCGGGGAATCAGCTGAATCAACGATGATTTCCCACTCCCTGTCGAACCAATGATTCCAATGCGTTCACCTGTTTTTATATGAAAACTGATATTATTAAGAACATGATTACCATCTTTTTCATAGGCAAAGTCAACGTTTTTAAATTCAATTTCACCTTGCAAATCCACATCACGAATGCAATCCTCATCATTTTCAAGATCAATCACTTCATCTAACACTTCTTTAATTCGATTGGCACTTGCTAATGCTCGAGAGATAAATATCATAATCATTGCAAACATTAACAGGCCAAATAAGATAAACATCGTATAGTTATTAAACGCCATTAACACACCAATATTGGGTAGTCCAGTAAGGTCGTTTATCAATAACCCTTGATTCATATAGTATGCACCTAAAAAGATTAAACCTGCAATCGTTGAGTTAAATATCAACATGATGATTGGTTCTGCAAATAAGTTTACTTTCTCCGCTGCAACATTAGTGTTTTTAAACAATTGGTTAGCGTCATCAAATCGTTGGTTTTCTGTATCCATACGGACAAACGATTTAATCACTCGTGGCGCATTCGCCGTTTCCAATGAAACCTTATTCAAGCCATCAATTGTTTTTTGCACACGCATGTAACGAGGGAAAGCAATCACCATGATAATCACAATCGTAATTAACAAAAGTGGTAAGGAAATATAGAATATATTGGACAATTCTCGCGATGTTACAATCGCCATATATAAACCGATTCCAAACATTAATGGGGCACGGATTATAATCCGCAGTAACATTTGGAAAAACTGTTGTATTCGCATTACATCATTGGTTGATGTAGTAATCAATCGACTGGTTTTAAACTTATCAATATTTGTAAAACTGAGTCGTTCAATCTTTTCAAATAAATCCATCCGCAAATCCGCCGTTGCATACATTGCAACCCTTTGCGATGTGATTGTATTGATAATACCCGTAATAAGACCAACAAATGCAATTCCAATCATTAATCCACCCGTCTCAAACAACAAGTCCATATCAAGCGTTGGCAACGCTTCATCAATCAATACGGGAGTTAGTCGAATCACGTAAAAAGCTGCTACTACATTGATAATCATCAAAACAACGGACAATAGTACGGCTGGCCAATATCGAAAAACGTATGTAAATACACGTCCTAAGCTGCTCATAATCGTTCTCCTACTTCTAGCAATCCATGCTGTAATATATTTATATGCCATTGTAATAGTTCAATCGCTCGATCGCGACTCATGTTCATCATTAATGATTTCTGTATTACAATCCGTTTAATATTTTGAATAAACTCATACAACTGAACTTTGTCATCGGTTGTTAAATCGATGAAGTTCGACAAATCCATTTTATCCATGATACTCATAATATATTCTCGTCGCAACGTATTATGATGTTCCAAATACTCATTGTTTGACCCAATGCTTTTTAATACATTCATAATAAAACGATGGCGCTCGTCGTTCATGTAATTATCAAGATCAATAATAAACGAACGCATGACATAATCAAATAGATCATCCGTACGATTGGCCAATTGACGTCCTTCTTCAAAAATAGTGGCAAATACACTATCTATAATGTGATAATATAAATCGTCTAAGTCTTCAAAATACTGATAAAAACTACCACGGGGGATTTCCGCCTCGCGTATAATATGTGATACACGAGCTTTATGAAGAGGATGCTCTGTAAATTCCTTTACAGCAGCATCAAATATCTTCGATTGCTTGTCATCATCTAAGTTAAAAAATGTTTCTCTTGGCATACGTTACCTCCTCTTATGACAATGTGTCATTTCAATTTTATATGACACCGTGTCATATGTCAATTAAAACACAAAAAAAGTCTCTTGGGGATCGAGACTTTTTTTGGATATAATGCTTATTAGAGGATTTTTTAAATGATGATACCTCATTATAACAAGTTTATATGGGCATGTTTTGAATCTTGTGTGAATATTTTGTGAATATTTCCATTAAAAAAACCTCATATGAGGTTATTTTAATAAGTCAATTAATTCTGCTTTTTTCAACGTAGAATATCCTGTTAAACCACGATCTTTTGCCAACGCTTTTAAATCCGCAACCGTTAGGCTTTCCAAATCTACTTCTGGTTCTTTTTTCTCTGGTTGTTCTGGTTCTTCTTCAGGTTCAGGAGTAGGTTCGGGTGCAACTTCAACTGTGGGTTCTAGCGTTGGTTCTTCAGCTACGACTTCATCAACGACAACTTCTTCTTCAACTGGTTCAACGACTTCCTCTTCCGGTTCTTGTTGAACAGGTTCTGGTTTTACTTCTTCTTGTTTCGGTTTTTTCTTCTTTCTGAATAAATCCAAAAATGACATATATTTCACCCTTTCTTTCCAATCATTGTTACTTTATTATACTAAATATAGTAGTAATATTCAATAAAACCTCAATGAAAACATTTTCCTTACAAATAACGAAATCATTTGTTGTATATCTATATTATAAAGTTTCTATATTTGGTACAATATAGTTGAGGTGAAAAACATGGAAAAAAGTAAAGTTGTTATTGTTGGTACTGGTTTTGTTGGTATGAGTTATGCCTATGCGTTGGTAAATCAAGGCGCAGTTGAAGAGCTAGTACTTATTGACATTGATCATAAAAAGGCAGAAGGCGAAGCGATGGATTTAAATCACGGTCTAGCATTCGCTCCACGAAAAATGACAATACGTGCCGGTGATTACGATGAATGTAAGGACGCTGGATTGGTAGTGATCACTGCTGGTGTAAACCAAAAAGACGGTGAAACTCGAATTCATTTATTAAACCGCAATGCCCAAATAATCAAATCTGTTGTCAAAGACATCATGAAAAGTGGATTCAATGGCATCCTTTTGGTTGCAAGTAATCCTGTTGATATTTTAGCGTATGTTGCATGGAAAGAATCCGGGCTCGATAAATCTCGTGTTATCGGTAGTGGTACTTCTTTAGATACTGCCCGATTACGTTATGAAATTTCACGCTATGTCAAAATAGATCCCCGTAATATTCATGCATATATCCTTGGTGAACATGGAGATAGCGAATTCGTAGTATGGTCTAACGCAAATATTGCAGCAAAACCAATTATGGATGTTGTCGATACGATGGATGAAATTGATTTTACCGATTTGGACAATATTTATCGCGACGTTCGCAACGCTGCATACGAAATCATATCACGAAAGCGGGCGACTTACTATGGAATTGGTATGGCCTTAGTTCGTATTACCGTTGCTATTTTTAACAATGAAAATCGAATTATGCCAATCAGTAGTTTGAACGATGGCGTATATGAATGTGACCCTGATGTATACATCGGTTTACCTGTTGTACTAAATCGTCAAGGAGTACATCACATTGTCAAATTTCAGTTGTCCGATGGAGAAAAGAAAAAACTCCAAAACAGTGCCAACATTCTTCGAAAGAACTTAACCGATATTGGGTATTAAAAAAATCTGCAGATGCAGATTTTTTTTATTGTTCGAAAGGATACACCAATCCAATTTTTTCTCGAATGGCATCCATTAGAGTCACAATTTTCATCGTTTCTTCCTGAGACATGATAGGATTATTCAGTTCCTGACGCAAAATACTATTTGCAAACGATTCAATTTCATATTCAAAACCACTTACTCGATGAGGAAAATCAAATGGTTCATCATTGATGATAATTCGCGTTGTACTCCAAAAATTAGGGACAATAACTGTTCCATGTTCAAATGTCAATACAGCCTCATTTGATAGTGCTTGATCAACCGCACACTCCAGTACAAACTGCGTCGATTGTGAATTATCCAGTTCACCAGTGATGTGCAAATGTAGATCTACACCTGTGTCAGCAAAAACAGGTTTGACCTCAAAGCTTCTTATGGGGGCATTTGCCACCAACAATAACATACTGACATTATACACACCCAAATCAAGTAAACTTCCTCCAGCCAATTGGGGATTCAGTATCCGCCCCGTTGCCGATAATCGATCTCCCATATCAAAACCAAACGATACATCGATGGACTGAAGCAATCCGAAATCATGCTGTGCAAGGATATTCTTGAGATGTGTCGTTGCAGGTAGAAACCGAGTCCATAGGGCTTCCATTAATAACATGTTTTGACGTTGTGCTTCCGCAAACATTTCAGCTGCATCTCCTGCATTAACCGCTAGAGGTTTTTCACACAAAACATGCTTCTTGTGACGAAGACTTAACATGGTATGCTCTTTATGAAAATTATGAGGTGTTGCGACATATATCGCATCTACACCATCAAATGATACTAAATCTTGATAACTACCAAATGCATAATCGAGATCAAATTCATTGCAAAACTGCTCCGCTTTTTCCATCGAACGACTTGCTACTGCTACAAGCGTTGCATTGTCTACTGCAGTGATATCGCTCGCGAACTTACGAGCAATGTTTCCTGCGCCAATGATTCCAAAACGTATCATTAGAACATCACATTATCGAACTCAGGAAACATTTTATTTCCTTTATTCAATCCTTTAATGCGTTCCATATCGGAATCTTCAAGTGAGAAATCATGGACATCAAAATTTGCTAGAATACGCTCTTTGTTCACGCTTTTTGGTAGTGCAACAATTCCACGTTGTTCCAACCACTTTAATGTTACTTGTGGCACAGTCTTTTGATATTTCTCAGCAATTTCTTGCAACGTTTCATTTTGAATCAACTCATCAACTCGCCAACTCATAAATGGTGCGTACGCTTCTAAAACGATATCGTGCTCTGCGCAATAAGAACGTAGAAATTCGTTTTGTAATTCAACGTGAGTCTCGACTTGATTCACCATTGGTTTGATTGTTGCATGTTCAATCAGATTCATTAAGTGATGAACATTATGGTTACTTACACCAATCGCACGAATCTTACCTTCGTTGTAGAGTTCTTCCATCGCACGCCATGATGCCAATCCTTTTTCATACCCCTTAAACCAATGAATCAAGTACAAATCAACATATTCCAACTCCATAGCGTCCAACGAATGTTGAAATGCTTTTTTCGTGGATTCATATCCCTGTGATGTGTTCCATAGCTTGGTCGTTACAAAAATGTCTTCGCGAGGAACCTTTGAATCCTTTATAGCGCGTCCTACTTGTTCTTCATTGCCATAGATTTGTGCCGTATCAATATGACGATAACCGGCTTCTAACGCCCACAATGTCGCTTGATAAGCATCTTCTTCTCTGCTCTTCCATGTACCGAGCCCGATTGCTGGAATTGATACGCCGTTTGCTAATGTAAATGTCTTCAATTATATCACCTCAAGTTTATTATATCGAAATTATTCTAACAGAACAATCAATAAACAATAAGAAAGAGGGCATTGCCCTCTTACATCGAAATTTTATGTTTTCCACTTGCTTTGGATTCATATAGTAACTGATCGGCTTCATCATAGAAATCCGAGAATCGTCGTTTGTTTTCTTGAATAATCAGCCGTGTTACACCTGCACTAAATCCTACTCTTACGTCTTTGGTATACGAATGATTACCAACGGCGTCCATGAGTTTAATCATGAAATTCATAACCTGTTCATCGCTCATGTTCGTTAAGAATACCGCAAACTCATCGCCACCAATTCGGTAGAAACGTACATTTTTACTGGATACGTGA
This genomic window contains:
- a CDS encoding Gfo/Idh/MocA family protein is translated as MIRFGIIGAGNIARKFASDITAVDNATLVAVASRSMEKAEQFCNEFDLDYAFGSYQDLVSFDGVDAIYVATPHNFHKEHTMLSLRHKKHVLCEKPLAVNAGDAAEMFAEAQRQNMLLMEALWTRFLPATTHLKNILAQHDFGLLQSIDVSFGFDMGDRLSATGRILNPQLAGGSLLDLGVYNVSMLLLVANAPIRSFEVKPVFADTGVDLHLHITGELDNSQSTQFVLECAVDQALSNEAVLTFEHGTVIVPNFWSTTRIIINDEPFDFPHRVSGFEYEIESFANSILRQELNNPIMSQEETMKIVTLMDAIREKIGLVYPFEQ
- a CDS encoding 2-oxoglutarate dehydrogenase, encoding MKRRIGDRKDGYKLRKANPFFRLIPHIMPERNDAQIFFEERVYLDKPNEVIRQLRREGHRVGFLHIVLASMVRVISQKPKVNRFVVGKRTYARNEISISLAVKKEMKEEAEETTIKVKFQPTDTIYDVIERVNDAIENNKGESEDNNTDKFAKFFHVLPQFIVTFAVWFIKWMDRHNMLPKFILELSPFHSSLFVTDLGSLGIKPVYHHIYNFGTNTIFIAFGVRSKEQIIDDDLSVSQRKAMDLKVVADERVVDGYYFASAIKLAMRIMSNPEVLLTPPEAVFEDDEI
- a CDS encoding Rho termination factor N-terminal domain-containing protein translates to MSFLDLFRKKKKPKQEEVKPEPVQQEPEEEVVEPVEEEVVVDEVVAEEPTLEPTVEVAPEPTPEPEEEPEQPEKKEPEVDLESLTVADLKALAKDRGLTGYSTLKKAELIDLLK
- a CDS encoding aldo/keto reductase, which encodes MKTFTLANGVSIPAIGLGTWKSREEDAYQATLWALEAGYRHIDTAQIYGNEEQVGRAIKDSKVPREDIFVTTKLWNTSQGYESTKKAFQHSLDAMELEYVDLYLIHWFKGYEKGLASWRAMEELYNEGKIRAIGVSNHNVHHLMNLIEHATIKPMVNQVETHVELQNEFLRSYCAEHDIVLEAYAPFMSWRVDELIQNETLQEIAEKYQKTVPQVTLKWLEQRGIVALPKSVNKERILANFDVHDFSLEDSDMERIKGLNKGNKMFPEFDNVMF
- a CDS encoding L-lactate dehydrogenase, which produces MEKSKVVIVGTGFVGMSYAYALVNQGAVEELVLIDIDHKKAEGEAMDLNHGLAFAPRKMTIRAGDYDECKDAGLVVITAGVNQKDGETRIHLLNRNAQIIKSVVKDIMKSGFNGILLVASNPVDILAYVAWKESGLDKSRVIGSGTSLDTARLRYEISRYVKIDPRNIHAYILGEHGDSEFVVWSNANIAAKPIMDVVDTMDEIDFTDLDNIYRDVRNAAYEIISRKRATYYGIGMALVRITVAIFNNENRIMPISSLNDGVYECDPDVYIGLPVVLNRQGVHHIVKFQLSDGEKKKLQNSANILRKNLTDIGY
- a CDS encoding ABC transporter ATP-binding protein gives rise to the protein MNNNVDHSRVVLDKRAIKLRNQQNKDYSKDLNKVVGGGPRRMYLGKNASDRKGTILRLWSYLEGYHGGIIVILVANIVSSLLNLVIPYLFALALNDYIKTFDFSGAYRLAGLIIVVSMANSLIRMVGRYVTLVISQETVSRIRKEAFDKLQVLPVKYYDTNQPGDIVSRITNDVDLISNVLAAFINQFVQSVIMLVGSLIMMFVLNWALALVVIAFVPIILVLTKRIAKISRSGFIAQQKHLGNLNSIVEESIAGLKVIKLYGREEEIKDDFIDSNIKLRNAGYKAQVVSGFLMPIVGFITNLTYVAVIGFGTWFIIIGFAGVSILDIAAITQYARQFSQPISNLAQLFNTIQQGIAGAERVFNVIDEASEYENDGSIEIEDLHGHVEFDGVHFAYEEGKEVLTNISFEATIGKTIAIVGPTGSGKTTIINLLNRFYDIEQGTIRIDDVDIKEYKKDHLRKHIGVVLQDTSLFTGSVYDNIVYGRIDATKDDVEAAAKMANAHDFIMKLPHGYETEVTEGGNNFSQGERQLISIARTILSNPDILILDEATSNVDTRTEFKIQESMHRLMQGRTSFVIAHRLQTIRNADKILVIKDGQLIEQGDHHSLLQDRGFYYDLYTTQFKDLVLEEGV
- a CDS encoding ABC-F family ATP-binding cassette domain-containing protein, which produces MNILTISKLKKEFSGELLFHNISFDINSKDKIAVIGKNGTGKSTLLKMIQGEIRADEGDIYINKQATIGYLSQDVISQKDNTLYQEMLDVFEDIMYLEQRIHDITNQMEEEPENAELIKAYSQIVHRYEVIGGYEYQTKIQMILSQFGFDESMFERQISSFSGGEKTRVAFAKLLLENPDLLILDEPTNHLDIEIIDWLEDYLTKYDGAVLIVTHDKYFISKVCRKMIEIDHHTSHVYHGTFDQYQEEKVKRYELLLKQYNRQQKEIAHLQSFIDRFRYNAKRASLAKDRQKKIDRIEKIEKPHLSKQRVHIQLTGKRPTREIILQAKELSIGYPNNTLLSNINFTMRGFDKLAIVGPNGTGKTTLLRVIDKTLSPLSGSIYFLRNYKIGYFDQNQESLHCDKTIFSEIHDYHPMYTNYDIRSVAAKFLFFGDDLDKPIHILSGGEKVRLVLLLMMLEEPDLLILDEPTNHLDIETKDIVEDVLSQFMGPIIFVSHDRYFINKIATKLVHLDAQEAIEFTGSYDAFKESRKPVKSEPKATLKRQEKPQTQSVQKQIKQTEHQIQLLEQEIHELRQETFIPEVYEDYNKIHALQDDIRHKEQTLHELEESYYNLLEAHERNEV
- a CDS encoding ABC transporter ATP-binding protein, whose translation is MSSLGRVFTYVFRYWPAVLLSVVLMIINVVAAFYVIRLTPVLIDEALPTLDMDLLFETGGLMIGIAFVGLITGIINTITSQRVAMYATADLRMDLFEKIERLSFTNIDKFKTSRLITTSTNDVMRIQQFFQMLLRIIIRAPLMFGIGLYMAIVTSRELSNIFYISLPLLLITIVIIMVIAFPRYMRVQKTIDGLNKVSLETANAPRVIKSFVRMDTENQRFDDANQLFKNTNVAAEKVNLFAEPIIMLIFNSTIAGLIFLGAYYMNQGLLINDLTGLPNIGVLMAFNNYTMFILFGLLMFAMIMIFISRALASANRIKEVLDEVIDLENDEDCIRDVDLQGEIEFKNVDFAYEKDGNHVLNNISFHIKTGERIGIIGSTGSGKSSLIQLIPRLYDVVNGQILIDGVNIKQYDLATLRSQIGFVTQTATIFSGSIGTNMQMGKSHASFDELVDASTQAQAMEFIEQYDDWFNHETQQKGSNLSGGQKQRVSLARAFVRQPKILILDDSTSAVDAKSEEAILQQIDALSHAMTSIVISQKISTIKDMDKILVLSNKGEIDGFASHEELMKTSTVYQEIALSQLGGGAPYEQ
- a CDS encoding TetR/AcrR family transcriptional regulator; the encoded protein is MPRETFFNLDDDKQSKIFDAAVKEFTEHPLHKARVSHIIREAEIPRGSFYQYFEDLDDLYYHIIDSVFATIFEEGRQLANRTDDLFDYVMRSFIIDLDNYMNDERHRFIMNVLKSIGSNNEYLEHHNTLRREYIMSIMDKMDLSNFIDLTTDDKVQLYEFIQNIKRIVIQKSLMMNMSRDRAIELLQWHINILQHGLLEVGERL